One part of the Corallococcus caeni genome encodes these proteins:
- the rtcA gene encoding RNA 3'-terminal phosphate cyclase — protein sequence MVRIDGSQGEGGGQVLRTALALSLVTGTPFEMVNVRAGRAKPGLLRQHLTALKAAEAVGAAEVTGAELGSRQLSFHPRALTAGNYHFAVGTAGSATLVFQTVLPALLHAEGVSTLMLEGGTHNPAAPPFDFLEKAYLPLLRRMGPRVDVTLERPGFYPAGGGRFRVDIHPAKLQPLQLMERGRVLRTEAVAQVAAIPFDVAKRELETVAAVLKLRPDQQRPEELKRAFGPGNVLRVEVESEHVTEVFTGFGERGKRAEVVGEEVAAKVKRYLDAGVPVGEHLCDQLLLLCALAKGGSFRTLALDSHALTQRDTMAHFLDVKMDVHEVEHDVHEVTVRA from the coding sequence ATGGTTCGCATCGATGGTTCACAGGGGGAGGGGGGCGGCCAGGTGCTGCGCACCGCGCTGGCGCTGTCGCTGGTGACGGGCACGCCGTTCGAGATGGTCAACGTGCGCGCGGGCCGCGCCAAGCCGGGCCTGCTGCGCCAGCACCTCACCGCGCTCAAGGCCGCGGAGGCCGTGGGCGCCGCGGAGGTGACGGGCGCGGAGCTGGGCTCCAGGCAGCTGTCCTTCCACCCGCGCGCGCTGACGGCGGGCAACTACCACTTCGCGGTGGGCACGGCGGGCAGCGCGACGCTGGTGTTCCAGACGGTGTTGCCCGCGCTGCTGCACGCGGAAGGGGTCTCCACGCTGATGCTGGAGGGAGGGACGCACAACCCGGCGGCGCCGCCGTTCGACTTCCTGGAGAAGGCGTACCTGCCGCTGTTGCGCCGCATGGGTCCGCGCGTGGACGTGACGCTGGAGCGGCCCGGCTTCTACCCGGCCGGCGGTGGCCGCTTCCGCGTGGACATCCATCCCGCGAAGCTCCAGCCGCTCCAGTTGATGGAGCGCGGCCGGGTGCTGCGCACGGAGGCCGTGGCCCAGGTGGCGGCCATCCCCTTCGACGTGGCGAAGCGCGAGTTGGAGACCGTGGCCGCCGTGCTGAAGCTGCGGCCGGATCAGCAGCGGCCGGAGGAGCTCAAGCGCGCCTTCGGCCCGGGCAACGTGCTGCGCGTCGAGGTGGAGAGCGAGCACGTGACGGAGGTCTTCACCGGCTTCGGTGAGCGCGGCAAGCGCGCGGAGGTCGTGGGCGAGGAGGTGGCCGCGAAGGTGAAGCGCTACCTGGACGCCGGTGTGCCCGTGGGCGAGCACCTGTGTGATCAGCTCCTCCTGCTGTGTGCCCTGGCGAAGGGCGGGAGCTTCCGCACGCTGGCGCTGGACAGCCACGCGCTCACGCAGCGCGACACGATGGCGCACTTCCTGGACGTGAAGATGGACGTGCACGAGGTGGAGCACGACGTGCACGAAGTGACCGTGCGCGCCTGA
- a CDS encoding RtcB family protein: MDRVNTNYEVLSDEAGRPIKAWTVGVPFEDEAKKQLRNLRGLPFIHKWVAVMPDVHRGYGATVGSVVPTVGAVVPAAVGVDIGCGMIAVRTTLRAGQLPDSLRGVRSAIEAAVPHGRTDNGGRNDRGAWKDSPVTHTAAWARLAEGYARIVAKHPRIGRGPELAHLGTLGTGNHFIELCVDEADGVWLMLHSGSRGVGNRIGSHFIELAKEDMQRFFVRLPDADLAYLPEGTEHFDDYVFAVSWAQDFAAMNRELMLHSAVEALKASGELPPFELSESAVNCHHNYISREHHFGKNCFVTRKGAVRAREGDMGIIPGSMGARSYIVRGKGNEDAFHSCSHGAGRVMSREAAKKRFTLEDHAKATEGVECRKDVDVIDETPAAYKPIDAVMAAQADLVEVVHTLKQVVCVKG; this comes from the coding sequence ATGGACCGCGTGAACACGAACTACGAAGTGCTGTCGGACGAAGCGGGCCGCCCCATCAAGGCGTGGACGGTGGGGGTGCCGTTCGAGGACGAGGCGAAGAAGCAGCTCCGCAACCTCCGCGGCCTGCCCTTTATCCACAAGTGGGTCGCGGTGATGCCGGACGTGCACCGCGGTTACGGCGCGACGGTCGGGAGCGTGGTGCCCACGGTGGGCGCGGTGGTGCCGGCGGCGGTGGGCGTGGACATCGGATGCGGGATGATCGCCGTGCGCACGACGCTGCGCGCCGGGCAGCTGCCGGACTCGCTGCGCGGGGTGCGCTCGGCCATCGAGGCGGCGGTGCCGCACGGCCGTACGGACAACGGCGGCCGGAATGACCGTGGCGCGTGGAAGGACTCGCCCGTGACGCATACCGCTGCCTGGGCCCGCCTGGCGGAAGGGTACGCGCGCATCGTCGCGAAGCACCCGCGCATCGGCCGTGGGCCGGAGCTGGCGCACCTGGGAACGCTGGGAACGGGTAACCACTTCATCGAGCTGTGCGTCGATGAGGCGGACGGTGTGTGGCTGATGCTGCACTCGGGGTCGCGCGGGGTGGGTAACCGCATCGGAAGCCACTTCATCGAGCTGGCGAAGGAGGACATGCAGCGCTTCTTCGTCCGCCTTCCGGACGCGGACCTGGCGTACCTGCCGGAGGGGACGGAGCACTTCGATGACTACGTGTTCGCGGTGAGCTGGGCGCAGGACTTCGCGGCGATGAACCGCGAGCTCATGCTGCACTCGGCGGTGGAGGCCCTGAAGGCGAGCGGTGAGCTGCCCCCGTTCGAGCTGTCCGAGTCCGCGGTGAACTGCCACCACAACTACATCTCGCGCGAGCACCACTTCGGAAAGAACTGCTTCGTGACCCGCAAGGGCGCGGTGCGGGCGCGCGAGGGCGACATGGGAATCATCCCCGGCAGCATGGGGGCCCGTTCCTACATCGTCCGCGGGAAGGGAAACGAGGATGCGTTCCACTCGTGCAGCCACGGCGCGGGCCGCGTGATGTCGCGGGAAGCGGCGAAGAAGCGCTTCACGCTGGAGGACCACGCGAAGGCGACCGAGGGCGTGGAGTGCCGCAAGGACGTGGACGTGATTGACGAGACGCCGGCCGCGTACAAGCCCATCGACGCCGTGATGGCCGCGCAGGCGGACCTGGTGGAGGTCGTCCACACGCTCAAGCAGGTGGTGTGCGTGAAGGGATAG
- the mutM gene encoding DNA-formamidopyrimidine glycosylase — protein MAEVPEVEIIVRDLKQAVVGRRFVDAEVLVPAAVRFASPPDFIQNLRGRKVLNAERRAKFMLLTLDDGQTLALHFMLWGELQLRPSGSERPPATLVVLTLEGNEELQLTDTLGYARVALGPTAMLATQLKLEELGPEALDEAFTAEMLAKLLRRRRSALKTVLLNQRVLAGLGNRDADESMWAAGIDPRRLASSLSPSEIVRLHRGIRDVLEEGLRLRGTQRDLFGVQGQAKHRRNIFGKTGAPCPRCATPVSHLRIGGRNTHWCAHCQPADGAAPEAPAQTSLL, from the coding sequence GTGGCCGAAGTTCCTGAAGTGGAGATCATCGTCCGGGACCTGAAGCAGGCCGTCGTGGGCCGCCGCTTCGTGGACGCGGAGGTACTGGTGCCCGCGGCGGTGCGCTTCGCCTCGCCGCCGGACTTCATCCAGAACCTCCGGGGCCGCAAGGTGCTCAACGCGGAGCGGCGCGCGAAGTTCATGCTGCTGACGCTGGATGACGGACAGACGCTCGCGCTGCACTTCATGCTGTGGGGGGAGTTGCAGCTGCGGCCCTCCGGCAGCGAGCGGCCTCCCGCGACGCTCGTGGTCCTCACGCTGGAGGGCAACGAGGAACTCCAGCTCACCGACACGCTGGGCTATGCGCGCGTGGCGCTGGGGCCCACGGCGATGCTGGCCACGCAGCTCAAGCTGGAGGAGCTGGGGCCGGAGGCGCTCGACGAGGCCTTCACGGCGGAGATGCTGGCGAAGCTGCTCCGGCGCAGGCGCAGCGCGCTCAAGACGGTGCTCCTGAACCAGCGCGTGCTCGCGGGCCTGGGCAACCGCGACGCGGACGAGAGCATGTGGGCGGCGGGCATCGACCCCCGGCGGCTGGCGTCGTCGCTGTCCCCCTCCGAAATCGTGCGGCTGCACCGGGGCATCCGCGACGTGCTGGAGGAGGGGCTGCGGCTGCGCGGCACGCAGCGCGACCTGTTCGGCGTGCAGGGGCAGGCGAAGCACCGGCGCAACATCTTCGGCAAGACGGGAGCGCCCTGTCCCCGCTGCGCCACGCCCGTGTCGCACCTGAGAATCGGGGGCCGCAACACGCACTGGTGCGCGCACTGCCAGCCCGCGGACGGCGCCGCGCCCGAGGCCCCGGCGCAGACCTCTCTGCTCTGA